The following proteins are encoded in a genomic region of Alistipes shahii WAL 8301:
- a CDS encoding DUF2723 domain-containing protein: MHFYKRWNNITGWAVFAVAAMVYLMTMEPVSSLWDCSEFIATSYKLEVGHPPGAPLFMMLARLATLFAFGNPDYVGIAVNAMNSLASAFCILFLFWTITHLARRLVTRDGAQLTAANTWAVLGAGAVGALAYTFTDTFWFSAVEGEVYALSSMFTALVVWLMLKWEEQADEPHSSRWIVLIAYLMGLSIGVHILNLLCIPALVFIYYFRKTATVTWRGIALSTLVSGAMIVFVNNIIIPYTVWIGAQIDTLFVNTFGLPVNSGITLFALALIIGLGWAAWAAHKRGRVLLNIILLSTTMILVGYSSYASVTIRAAANPPMNSNNPNNPHALLSLLNRDQYGDRPLLYGAQYSAPPEGVKEKKVWYLDEDGKYKTATVLTGYTHAPEFMQLFPRMWNYSKGEKAYKEWAAYRTKTETLRDDKGEVLRDAQGRPMRGETLDFGRKRAYTDSYGETRTVTEPTFWENVHFFFNYQLSYMYWRYFMWNFVGRQSDIQPSRTTITDGNWLSGIRWIDEKYVGPQDNLPREIAENKGRNTYYFLPFLLGLIGLVYQLNRDQRNFSIVLWLFVMMGIALVFYFNTSPGEPRERDYVYAGSFYAFSIWIGFGVLALRDLIARLSKRDNVATAAAATVVAMSVPAILAAQNWDDHDRSHRTMARDIGWNYLQSTLPNSIILNYGDNDTFPLWNNQEVYGVRPDVRIMNTSYLGGEWYIDEMKTKANDAPGVPFSLPKHKYTFNNDMIYVTNSIDRPVEIKEVIDFVRSDDPRSKVKLADGTLADYIPAKRIALPVNKENALASGIVAEKDRDKMVDTVFINIKKNSLDKNQLMILDMLANFDWKRPIYMTQVYILQDFGLMDYLQFDGYAYRLVPILTPTQNPYEIGRIDADYAAPLLRDTFRYGNLEDPRVYADYFIQYNLSASHARDAFARVAKELLRQNRVAEAVELLDLGLERMPTSQVRFTDTNTYPFLEAYYAASAMGDKEAAAKGDALLREYAQTLIEYIEHYLRFEGAQGDMVSGLIDEKLDQLGDIYYLASYADRKEVVAELNDYYRSLGVSEENLIDVGDKRQQPDSALLPAAK, translated from the coding sequence ATGCACTTTTACAAACGCTGGAACAACATCACGGGCTGGGCCGTATTCGCCGTCGCGGCGATGGTCTATCTGATGACGATGGAACCCGTCTCAAGCCTCTGGGACTGCTCAGAGTTCATCGCGACGTCCTACAAACTCGAAGTGGGACACCCGCCCGGAGCACCGCTGTTCATGATGCTGGCGCGCCTGGCCACGCTCTTCGCCTTCGGAAACCCCGACTACGTGGGCATCGCCGTCAACGCCATGAACTCGCTGGCCAGCGCCTTCTGCATCCTGTTCCTGTTCTGGACCATCACCCACCTGGCACGGCGTCTGGTGACGCGCGACGGCGCGCAGCTCACCGCCGCCAACACATGGGCCGTCCTGGGCGCCGGAGCCGTCGGGGCCCTGGCCTACACCTTCACCGACACGTTCTGGTTCTCGGCCGTCGAGGGCGAGGTCTACGCGCTCTCGTCGATGTTCACGGCGCTGGTCGTGTGGCTGATGCTCAAATGGGAGGAGCAGGCCGACGAACCCCACTCCTCGCGCTGGATCGTGCTGATCGCCTACCTGATGGGACTCTCGATCGGCGTGCACATCCTCAACCTGCTCTGCATCCCCGCGCTGGTCTTCATCTACTACTTCCGCAAGACCGCCACGGTGACCTGGCGAGGCATCGCCCTCTCGACGCTCGTGTCCGGGGCGATGATCGTCTTCGTCAACAACATCATCATCCCCTACACCGTCTGGATCGGGGCGCAGATCGACACGCTGTTCGTCAACACGTTCGGCCTGCCGGTCAACTCGGGCATCACGCTCTTCGCGCTGGCGCTGATCATCGGCCTGGGATGGGCCGCATGGGCCGCCCACAAACGGGGCCGCGTGCTGCTCAACATCATCCTGCTCTCGACGACGATGATTCTCGTCGGCTACTCTTCCTACGCCTCGGTGACCATCCGCGCCGCGGCGAACCCGCCGATGAACTCCAACAACCCCAACAACCCCCACGCCCTGCTGTCGCTCCTGAACCGCGACCAGTACGGCGACCGCCCGCTGCTGTACGGCGCGCAGTATTCGGCTCCCCCCGAGGGCGTGAAGGAGAAGAAGGTGTGGTATCTGGACGAGGACGGCAAGTACAAGACCGCCACGGTGCTCACGGGCTACACCCACGCTCCGGAGTTCATGCAGCTCTTCCCCCGCATGTGGAACTACTCGAAGGGTGAAAAGGCCTACAAGGAGTGGGCCGCCTACCGCACCAAGACCGAGACGCTGCGCGACGACAAGGGCGAGGTCCTGCGCGACGCACAGGGGCGTCCCATGCGCGGCGAGACGCTCGACTTCGGACGCAAACGGGCCTACACCGACTCCTACGGCGAAACCCGCACGGTCACCGAACCGACGTTCTGGGAAAACGTCCATTTCTTCTTCAACTACCAGCTTTCGTACATGTACTGGCGCTATTTCATGTGGAACTTCGTGGGACGCCAGAGCGACATACAGCCTTCGCGCACGACGATCACCGACGGCAACTGGCTCTCGGGTATCCGCTGGATCGACGAGAAATACGTCGGCCCGCAGGACAACCTGCCGCGCGAAATCGCCGAAAACAAGGGCCGGAACACCTATTATTTCCTCCCCTTCCTGCTGGGACTCATCGGACTCGTCTACCAGTTGAACCGCGACCAGCGCAACTTCTCGATCGTGCTGTGGCTGTTCGTGATGATGGGCATCGCGCTGGTCTTCTACTTCAACACCTCGCCCGGCGAGCCGCGCGAACGCGACTACGTCTATGCGGGATCGTTCTACGCATTCTCGATCTGGATCGGATTCGGCGTGCTGGCCCTGCGCGACCTGATCGCCCGGCTCTCGAAGCGCGACAACGTGGCGACGGCAGCCGCGGCAACGGTCGTCGCAATGAGCGTCCCGGCCATCCTCGCGGCCCAGAACTGGGACGACCACGACCGTTCGCACCGCACGATGGCCCGCGACATCGGCTGGAACTACCTCCAGTCGACGCTCCCCAACTCGATCATCCTCAACTACGGCGACAACGACACCTTCCCGCTGTGGAACAATCAGGAGGTCTACGGCGTGCGCCCCGACGTGCGGATTATGAACACCTCCTACCTCGGCGGCGAGTGGTACATCGACGAGATGAAGACCAAGGCCAACGACGCCCCCGGCGTCCCCTTCTCGCTGCCCAAGCACAAGTACACCTTCAACAACGACATGATCTACGTCACCAACAGCATCGACCGCCCGGTGGAGATCAAGGAGGTGATCGACTTCGTGCGCAGCGACGACCCCCGCAGCAAGGTCAAACTCGCCGACGGCACGCTGGCCGACTACATCCCCGCCAAGCGCATCGCCCTGCCGGTGAACAAGGAGAACGCCCTGGCGTCGGGCATCGTGGCCGAAAAGGACCGCGACAAGATGGTCGACACGGTGTTCATCAACATCAAGAAGAATTCGCTGGACAAGAACCAGCTGATGATCCTCGACATGCTGGCCAACTTCGACTGGAAACGCCCGATCTACATGACGCAGGTCTACATTCTCCAGGACTTCGGGCTGATGGACTACCTCCAGTTCGACGGCTACGCCTACCGCCTGGTGCCGATCCTCACCCCGACGCAGAACCCCTACGAGATCGGACGCATCGACGCCGACTACGCCGCGCCGCTGCTGCGCGACACGTTCCGCTACGGCAACCTCGAAGACCCGCGGGTCTACGCCGACTACTTCATCCAGTACAACCTTTCGGCCTCGCACGCCCGCGACGCCTTCGCCCGCGTGGCCAAGGAGCTGCTGCGGCAGAACCGCGTCGCAGAGGCCGTCGAGCTGCTCGACCTGGGGCTGGAGCGGATGCCGACCTCGCAGGTGCGCTTCACCGACACCAACACCTACCCCTTCCTGGAGGCCTATTACGCCGCTTCGGCCATGGGCGACAAGGAAGCCGCCGCGAAGGGCGACGCCCTCTTGAGGGAGTATGCCCAGACGCTGATCGAATACATCGAGCACTACCTCCGTTTCGAAGGGGCGCAGGGCGACATGGTCTCGGGCCTTATCGACGAGAAGCTCGACCAGCTGGGCGACATCTACTACCTGGCCAGCTACGCCGACCGCAAGGAGGTGGTGGCCGAACTGAACGACTACTACCGTTCGCTGGGGGTCTCCGAGGAGAACCTGATCGACGTGGGCGACAAACGCCAGCAGCCCGACTCGGCGCTGCTGCCCGCCGCGAAATAA
- the cysS gene encoding cysteine--tRNA ligase, with translation MDSKLVLYNTLTRRKEVFEPLVPGRVGMYVCGPTVYGDPHLGHARPAVTFDLLFRYLKASGYKVRYVRNITDVGHLEHDADEGEDKIAKKARLEQLEPMEVAHYYTERYHRAMDALNVETPSIEPYASGHIIEQIEFVKRILADGYAYEANGSVYFDVEKYNAKYNYGRLSGRNLDDIVANTRELDGQSDKRHSYDFALWKKASPEHIMRWPSPWGEGFPGWHMECSAMSTRYLGERFDIHGGGMDLMFPHHECEIAQSTAALGHDSARYWLHNNMMTVNGQKMGKSLGNFITLEEFFTGSHPKLSQAYSPMTIRFFVLQAHYRSTLDFSNEALQAAEKGLDRLMKGIETLGKIKPAEVSTVDPAELETRCAEAMDDDLNSPMVISALFDWVRTINQLADGSQTITAADLAALTATVRRYAFDILGLRDEKAAGTASGRDYVTPLVEMLLDERLKARAAKDWAASDRIRDGLTAAGIRVKDRKDGTDWELE, from the coding sequence ATGGATTCCAAACTCGTACTTTACAATACGCTCACCCGCCGCAAGGAGGTCTTCGAGCCGCTCGTTCCGGGCCGCGTGGGCATGTATGTCTGCGGTCCCACGGTCTACGGCGATCCGCATCTGGGCCACGCCCGGCCCGCCGTGACGTTCGACCTGCTGTTCCGTTACCTCAAGGCTTCGGGCTACAAGGTGCGCTACGTGCGCAACATCACCGACGTGGGCCATCTGGAGCACGACGCCGACGAGGGCGAGGACAAGATCGCCAAGAAGGCCCGGCTCGAACAGCTGGAGCCGATGGAGGTGGCGCACTACTACACGGAGCGTTACCACCGGGCGATGGACGCGCTCAACGTCGAGACCCCCTCGATCGAACCCTATGCCTCGGGACACATCATCGAGCAGATCGAGTTCGTGAAGAGGATTTTGGCCGACGGCTATGCCTACGAGGCGAACGGTTCGGTCTACTTCGACGTGGAGAAGTACAACGCCAAATACAACTACGGCAGGCTGTCGGGGCGCAACCTCGACGACATCGTCGCCAACACGCGCGAGCTGGACGGGCAGTCGGACAAACGCCACTCCTACGACTTCGCGCTGTGGAAGAAGGCGTCGCCCGAGCATATCATGCGGTGGCCGTCGCCCTGGGGCGAGGGTTTCCCGGGCTGGCACATGGAGTGCTCGGCGATGTCCACGCGCTACCTCGGGGAGCGTTTCGACATCCACGGCGGCGGCATGGACCTGATGTTCCCGCACCACGAGTGCGAGATCGCGCAGTCGACCGCCGCGTTGGGCCACGATTCGGCCCGCTACTGGCTGCACAACAACATGATGACGGTCAACGGGCAGAAGATGGGCAAGTCGCTGGGCAACTTCATCACGCTGGAGGAGTTCTTCACCGGGTCGCACCCGAAGCTTTCGCAGGCCTATTCGCCCATGACGATCCGTTTCTTCGTGCTCCAGGCCCACTACCGCTCGACGCTCGATTTCTCGAACGAGGCCCTGCAAGCCGCCGAGAAGGGGCTGGACCGCCTGATGAAGGGCATCGAGACGCTCGGGAAGATCAAACCCGCGGAGGTCTCGACGGTCGATCCCGCCGAGCTGGAGACGCGCTGCGCCGAGGCGATGGACGACGACCTGAACTCGCCGATGGTCATTTCGGCGCTGTTCGACTGGGTGCGTACGATCAACCAGCTGGCCGACGGCTCGCAGACGATCACGGCCGCCGACCTCGCGGCGCTGACGGCTACCGTGCGTCGCTACGCTTTCGACATCTTGGGCCTGCGCGACGAGAAGGCCGCCGGGACGGCTTCGGGGCGCGACTACGTGACGCCGCTGGTCGAGATGCTTTTGGACGAACGCCTGAAAGCCCGCGCGGCGAAGGACTGGGCCGCCTCGGACCGCATCCGCGACGGACTCACGGCCGCCGGCATCCGCGTCAAGGACCGCAAGGACGGCACGGACTGGGAACTGGAATAA
- a CDS encoding carbohydrate kinase family protein: MGNPDKIVAVGLGEVLYDHDVVTDEYTFGGAPANFADHFLKCSRLISGPDAAEVHVVSAVGDDERGRAVSAELEARGLCDGLCRVGELPTGVVDKRRDAAGVNAYEILPGAWDAMTWSDALARLAARTDVVCFGSLAQRSAASHATVVRFLDGVIRRERPTLRVFDVNLRQDFFSREVLEESMARCNILKISDEEAPRVAGCLTGCPAADPGGLCRELLDRRENLEMVILTEGAEGSRVFTRNRISAYVIPRGERVRPVDTVGAGDSFTAAFCAMLAAGYDIWPAQAFASKVAAFVCSCAGATPEYPAAAKTEFSGNL, encoded by the coding sequence ATGGGGAATCCGGACAAGATCGTAGCCGTCGGACTGGGCGAGGTGCTTTACGACCACGATGTCGTGACGGACGAATATACCTTCGGCGGCGCGCCGGCCAATTTCGCCGATCATTTCCTCAAGTGCTCCCGGCTGATTTCCGGCCCGGATGCGGCGGAGGTGCATGTGGTCAGCGCGGTCGGGGACGATGAGCGCGGCCGCGCGGTGTCGGCCGAACTGGAGGCCCGCGGGCTTTGCGACGGGCTTTGCCGCGTCGGGGAGCTGCCTACCGGCGTCGTCGACAAACGCCGGGATGCCGCCGGGGTCAACGCCTACGAGATTCTGCCCGGCGCATGGGATGCAATGACGTGGTCGGATGCGCTGGCCCGGCTGGCCGCCCGGACCGATGTGGTCTGCTTCGGTTCGCTGGCGCAGCGCAGCGCGGCGTCGCACGCTACCGTCGTCCGGTTTCTCGACGGGGTGATTCGCCGGGAGCGGCCGACGCTGCGCGTGTTCGACGTCAACCTGCGGCAGGATTTCTTCTCGCGGGAGGTGCTGGAGGAGTCGATGGCTCGCTGCAATATTTTGAAGATCAGCGACGAGGAGGCTCCGCGCGTGGCCGGATGCCTGACCGGATGTCCCGCCGCCGATCCGGGCGGGCTGTGCCGGGAGTTGCTCGACCGCCGGGAGAATCTCGAAATGGTCATCCTCACCGAGGGCGCCGAGGGCAGCCGCGTGTTCACCCGGAACCGGATTTCGGCCTATGTGATTCCCCGCGGGGAACGTGTCCGCCCTGTCGACACGGTCGGTGCGGGCGATTCGTTCACGGCGGCGTTTTGCGCGATGCTGGCCGCCGGGTACGACATCTGGCCGGCCCAGGCGTTCGCGTCGAAGGTCGCGGCTTTCGTCTGTTCGTGCGCGGGCGCCACGCCGGAGTACCCGGCCGCGGCGAAAACGGAATTTTCAGGGAATTTGTAA
- a CDS encoding MATE family efflux transporter, translating to MTEIKSAALELGTERIRKLLVQYAVPAIIAMTASSLYNMVDSIFIGHGVGPLAISGLALTFPLMNLAAAFGSLVGVGAATLISMRLGQRDYETAQRVLGNVLVLNLIIGIAFGLVALLFLDPILYFFGASEATIGYAREYMTVILLGNVVTHMYLGLNSVLRASGHPRKSMYATINTVVINTILDPLFIFGFGWGIRGAAIATVLAQVISLVWQLRILSNKQELLHFRRGIYRLRKKIVRDMLAIGMSPFLMNLAACFIVILINKGLKEYGGDLMIGAYGIVNRLAFFFVMIVLGVNQGMQPIAGYNFGAKQYDRVMHVLKLTMIGATCVTTAGFLLGEFMPRLAVGMFTSDEELIRLAVEGMRIVFFCFPIIGFQMVATNFFMSIGMAGKAIFLSLSRQLLFLMPGLIFLPHIFDVCTEWNGSWGVWCSMPLSDFLASLVAFFMLTYQLRKFRAIGAENAAKEG from the coding sequence ATGACGGAGATAAAATCGGCGGCTTTGGAGCTTGGAACCGAGCGAATCCGGAAGCTGCTCGTGCAATATGCCGTGCCGGCGATCATCGCCATGACGGCCTCGTCGCTCTACAACATGGTCGACAGCATCTTCATCGGCCACGGGGTCGGGCCGCTGGCCATCTCGGGCCTTGCGCTGACCTTCCCGCTGATGAACCTCGCCGCGGCGTTCGGTTCGCTGGTGGGCGTGGGCGCCGCGACGCTGATTTCGATGCGCCTGGGCCAGCGCGACTACGAAACGGCCCAGCGGGTGCTGGGCAATGTGCTGGTGCTCAATCTGATCATCGGCATAGCGTTCGGCCTCGTGGCGCTTCTGTTCCTCGATCCGATCCTCTATTTCTTCGGGGCCAGCGAGGCCACGATCGGCTATGCCCGCGAATACATGACCGTCATTCTGCTGGGCAACGTGGTCACGCACATGTATCTGGGTCTGAACTCCGTGCTGCGCGCCTCGGGGCATCCCCGCAAGTCGATGTACGCCACGATCAACACCGTGGTCATCAATACGATCCTCGACCCGCTGTTCATTTTCGGTTTCGGCTGGGGCATCCGCGGAGCGGCTATCGCCACGGTGCTGGCGCAGGTCATCTCGCTCGTGTGGCAGCTGCGCATCCTTTCGAACAAACAGGAGCTTCTCCACTTCCGCCGCGGCATCTACCGCCTGCGGAAGAAGATCGTGCGCGACATGCTGGCCATCGGCATGTCGCCCTTCCTGATGAACCTCGCGGCGTGCTTCATCGTCATCCTCATCAACAAGGGGCTGAAGGAGTACGGCGGCGACCTGATGATCGGCGCCTACGGCATCGTCAACCGCCTGGCGTTCTTCTTCGTGATGATCGTGCTGGGCGTCAACCAGGGCATGCAGCCCATTGCGGGTTACAACTTCGGCGCGAAGCAGTACGACCGCGTGATGCACGTGCTGAAGCTGACGATGATCGGCGCGACGTGCGTCACCACCGCGGGATTCCTCCTCGGCGAGTTCATGCCGCGCCTGGCCGTGGGAATGTTCACCTCCGACGAGGAGCTGATCCGCCTGGCGGTCGAAGGCATGCGCATCGTCTTCTTCTGCTTCCCGATCATCGGTTTCCAGATGGTGGCCACCAACTTCTTTATGAGCATCGGCATGGCCGGCAAGGCGATCTTCCTGTCGCTGTCGCGCCAGCTGCTGTTTCTGATGCCCGGACTGATCTTCCTGCCGCACATTTTCGACGTCTGCACCGAGTGGAACGGCAGCTGGGGCGTGTGGTGCTCGATGCCGCTGTCGGACTTCCTGGCTTCGCTGGTGGCTTTCTTCATGCTGACTTACCAACTGCGGAAATTCCGGGCCATCGGTGCGGAAAACGCCGCCAAAGAGGGATAG
- a CDS encoding AAA family ATPase, whose protein sequence is MEQFVINIGRQLGSGGRTVGEIIARRLGVKLYDKELINLAARESGICPEFFEKADEKESRGVISTVVGYLRAPFVGDDGGVTNVLSNDALFKIQSDVIRAVAARESAVFVGRCADYILRENPRCVNVFLTADDADRIGRIRRRQGCTAEEARAMMERVDARRASYYNYYSSRTWGEAATYHLCVSTSPLGDEGTADFILEFAARKLNMKF, encoded by the coding sequence ATGGAACAATTCGTCATCAACATCGGCCGCCAGCTGGGCAGCGGCGGCAGGACCGTCGGGGAGATCATCGCCCGCAGGTTGGGCGTGAAGCTCTACGACAAGGAGCTGATCAACCTGGCGGCGCGCGAGAGCGGCATCTGCCCCGAGTTTTTCGAGAAGGCCGACGAGAAGGAGTCGCGCGGCGTGATTTCGACCGTGGTCGGCTACCTGCGGGCGCCGTTCGTGGGCGACGACGGGGGCGTGACGAACGTGCTGTCGAACGACGCGCTGTTCAAGATTCAGAGCGACGTGATCCGCGCCGTCGCGGCGCGTGAATCGGCGGTTTTCGTGGGCCGCTGTGCCGATTACATCCTGCGCGAGAATCCGCGCTGCGTCAATGTCTTCCTCACGGCCGACGATGCCGACCGCATCGGCCGCATCCGCCGCCGGCAGGGATGCACCGCGGAGGAGGCCCGCGCGATGATGGAGCGCGTCGACGCCCGGCGCGCCTCGTATTACAACTATTACAGCTCGCGGACGTGGGGCGAGGCGGCGACCTACCACCTCTGCGTCAGCACCTCGCCGCTGGGCGACGAGGGCACGGCGGATTTCATCCTGGAGTTCGCCGCACGGAAACTGAACATGAAATTTTGA
- the prfB gene encoding peptide chain release factor 2, whose product MVLAEQIKEIEQRREALERCLDIDQKRIDLRNEEEKTQEPNFWDNPDKAREQLRKVAGIKAWVEDYDAIRKDAEDLQLMPDFVKEGVVSEEEMDAHYAATLEKIEKLEMRNMLRRDEDKLGAILDINAGAGGTEALDWASMLMRMYTRWGEAHGYKVKVLDFQAGDEVGVKSCTLEFEGEYAYGYLKSENGVHRMVRLSPFNANNKRQTTFASVFVSPAVDDTIEITVNAADIEWDTFRSSGAGGQNVNKVETAVRLRYHAKDPDTGEAIEYLIENMETRSQLMNRENAMRILRSKLYQRELDKRMATQQALEASKKKIEWGSQIRSYVFDDRRVKDHRTGVQTSAVESVMDGDLDAFIKAYLMEYGAQA is encoded by the coding sequence ATGGTACTTGCGGAACAGATCAAGGAGATCGAACAGCGCCGGGAAGCGCTGGAACGCTGTTTGGACATCGACCAGAAGCGCATCGACCTGCGCAACGAAGAGGAGAAAACCCAGGAGCCGAACTTCTGGGACAACCCCGACAAGGCGCGCGAGCAGCTGCGCAAGGTGGCGGGGATCAAGGCATGGGTCGAGGATTACGACGCCATTCGCAAGGATGCCGAGGACCTTCAGCTGATGCCCGACTTCGTGAAGGAGGGCGTGGTCAGCGAGGAGGAGATGGACGCCCACTACGCCGCGACGCTCGAAAAGATCGAAAAACTCGAAATGCGCAACATGCTGCGCCGCGACGAGGACAAACTCGGGGCCATTCTCGACATCAACGCCGGGGCGGGCGGCACGGAGGCGCTCGACTGGGCGTCGATGCTCATGCGCATGTACACCCGCTGGGGCGAGGCCCACGGCTATAAGGTCAAGGTGCTGGACTTCCAGGCCGGCGACGAAGTCGGGGTGAAATCCTGCACGCTGGAGTTCGAGGGGGAATACGCCTACGGCTACCTCAAGAGCGAGAACGGCGTGCACCGCATGGTGCGCCTGTCGCCGTTCAACGCCAACAACAAGCGTCAGACCACGTTTGCGTCGGTGTTCGTATCGCCGGCCGTCGACGACACGATCGAGATCACGGTCAATGCCGCCGACATCGAGTGGGACACGTTCCGTTCGTCGGGCGCCGGAGGGCAGAACGTCAACAAGGTGGAGACGGCCGTGCGCCTGCGCTACCACGCGAAGGACCCCGACACGGGCGAGGCGATCGAGTACCTGATCGAGAACATGGAGACGCGCTCGCAGCTGATGAACCGCGAGAACGCCATGCGCATCCTCCGCTCGAAACTCTACCAGCGCGAGCTGGACAAGCGTATGGCGACGCAGCAGGCGCTGGAGGCTTCGAAGAAGAAGATCGAGTGGGGTTCGCAGATCCGCTCGTACGTCTTCGACGACCGCCGCGTGAAGGATCACCGCACGGGCGTGCAGACTTCGGCCGTGGAGTCGGTGATGGACGGCGACCTGGACGCCTTCATCAAGGCCTATCTGATGGAATACGGCGCGCAGGCGTAG
- a CDS encoding exo-beta-N-acetylmuramidase NamZ domain-containing protein, whose product MKRSVFILVFTIFAAFAAPAQVNVGMTDTASYYPLLRGRRVAVLANQTSVAELPGAPGADASGRVHLVDLLHGEGFAVAAIFSPEHGFRGTADAGERVASSVDARTGIPIRSLYDGNAKRPSDEAMRSFDVLVVDMQDVGLRFYTYYISMLRMMDACADFGRLVVVLDRPNPNGHLVDGPVLDMKYKSGVGAIPVPVLHGLTMGEIARMAVGEGWAKPCDLTVVKCRNYTHATEYLLPVAPSPNLPTARAVYLYAALCPFEGTVVSLGRGTDCPFEIYGHPDMTGRAFSFTPRPTAGAKHPPLEGRLCHGVDLRGMPLSEAREVGFSLRYVIDAYRDLGLGDRFFTPMFEKLVGAGWVRGMIVAGASEEAIRARWVPDVERYREKRVQYLLYE is encoded by the coding sequence ATGAAGCGATCTGTTTTTATCCTTGTATTCACCATTTTTGCAGCCTTCGCCGCTCCGGCGCAGGTGAACGTCGGCATGACCGACACGGCGTCCTATTACCCGCTGCTGCGGGGGCGGCGCGTGGCCGTGCTGGCCAACCAGACCTCCGTGGCGGAGCTGCCCGGCGCGCCGGGGGCCGATGCCTCCGGGCGGGTGCATCTGGTCGACCTGCTCCACGGCGAAGGGTTTGCCGTCGCGGCGATCTTCTCGCCCGAGCACGGATTCCGCGGCACGGCCGATGCCGGGGAGCGGGTCGCAAGTTCGGTCGACGCCCGGACGGGCATTCCCATCCGCTCGCTCTACGACGGCAACGCGAAACGGCCTTCGGACGAGGCGATGCGCTCGTTCGACGTGCTGGTCGTCGACATGCAGGACGTGGGTCTGCGCTTCTATACCTATTATATCTCGATGCTGCGGATGATGGACGCCTGCGCCGATTTCGGCCGCCTGGTCGTGGTGCTCGACCGCCCCAATCCCAACGGGCATCTTGTCGACGGACCCGTTCTCGACATGAAGTACAAATCGGGCGTCGGGGCGATTCCGGTCCCCGTGCTCCACGGACTGACGATGGGCGAAATCGCCCGCATGGCCGTTGGCGAAGGGTGGGCGAAGCCGTGCGACCTGACGGTCGTGAAGTGCCGCAACTACACCCATGCCACCGAATACCTCTTGCCCGTCGCTCCGTCGCCCAACCTTCCGACTGCGCGCGCCGTCTATCTCTATGCCGCGCTGTGCCCCTTCGAGGGCACGGTCGTGAGCCTCGGACGCGGAACGGACTGCCCGTTCGAAATCTACGGACATCCCGATATGACCGGACGCGCCTTTTCCTTTACGCCGCGCCCCACGGCCGGGGCCAAACATCCGCCGCTCGAAGGCCGGCTGTGCCACGGCGTCGACCTGCGCGGCATGCCGCTCTCCGAGGCCCGCGAAGTGGGATTCTCGCTGCGCTACGTGATCGACGCCTACCGCGATCTGGGGCTGGGGGACAGGTTCTTCACCCCGATGTTCGAAAAGCTGGTCGGTGCGGGATGGGTGCGCGGGATGATCGTGGCCGGGGCTTCGGAGGAGGCGATCCGCGCCCGCTGGGTTCCCGATGTGGAACGCTACCGCGAAAAGCGGGTGCAGTACTTGCTTTACGAATAG
- a CDS encoding GIY-YIG nuclease family protein produces the protein MESSYVYILTNKLHTVLYVGVTTSLSRRMKEHAAGQSAFTRRYNVHKLIYAEEYRDVRDAIAREKQIKSWSRKRKIGLIDSQNSLWKDLSDGFV, from the coding sequence ATGGAGAGCAGCTATGTATATATATTGACCAATAAACTGCATACGGTGCTGTATGTCGGCGTTACGACCTCGTTATCCCGGCGTATGAAAGAACATGCCGCCGGTCAGTCTGCATTTACGCGCCGCTATAACGTCCATAAGTTGATTTACGCCGAGGAGTATCGGGACGTTCGGGATGCAATCGCCCGGGAGAAACAAATCAAGAGTTGGAGCCGGAAACGGAAAATCGGGTTAATAGACTCTCAAAATTCATTGTGGAAGGACTTATCGGACGGGTTCGTCTGA